In one window of Ovis aries strain OAR_USU_Benz2616 breed Rambouillet chromosome 5, ARS-UI_Ramb_v3.0, whole genome shotgun sequence DNA:
- the LOC101107959 gene encoding olfactory receptor 2B11, whose protein sequence is MRSDNQSIWGDPPKNFILLGVSDRPWLELPLFVVLLVSYVLAMLGNISIILVSRLDPQLHSPMYIFLSHLSFLDLCYTTTTVPQMLVNTGSSSKTISYSGCTIQYAIFHWLGCTECVVLAAMALDRYVAICEPLRYTIIMHRPLCQQLVAVAWLSGFGNSLVQVVLTVQLPFCGRQVLNNFFCEVPAMIKLSCADTAVNDTTLAVLVAFFVLVPLALILLSYGFIARAVLRIQSSKGRHKAFGTCSSHLVVVSLFYLPAIYMYLQPPSSYSQEQGKFISLFYSIITPTLNPFIYTLRNKDVKGALRRLLARIWRFCIR, encoded by the coding sequence ATGAGAAGTGACAACCAAAGCATTTGGGGGGATCCCCCTAAGAACTTCATCCTTCTGGGTGTTTCTGACAGGCCATGGCTGGAACTCCCTCTCTTTGTGGTCCTCCTAGTGTCCTACGTGCTGGCCATGTTggggaacatttccatcatcttgGTGTCCCGCCTGGATCCCCAGCTCCACAGCCCCATGTACATCTTCCTTAGCCACCTCTCCTTCCTGGACCTCTGCTATACCACCACCACTGTTCCTCAGATGCTGGTCAACACGGGCAGCTCCAGCAAGACCATCAGCTACAGTGGATGCACAATACAGTATGCAATTTTCCACTGGCTGGGATGCACTGAGTGCGTCGTTTTGGCGGCCATGGCTCTGGACCGCTACGTGGCCATTTGCGAGCCCCTCCGATATACCATTATCATGCACCGCCCTCTCTGCCAGCAGCTAGTGGCTGTGGCCTGGCTCAGTGGCTTTGGCAACTCCCTCGTTCAAGTGGTCCTGACAGTGCAGTTGCCTTTCTGCGGGCGACAGGTGCTAAACAACTTCTTCTGTGAAGTGCCAGCCATGATCAAGCTATCATGTGCTGACACAGCTGTGAATGACACCACACTGGCGGTGCTGGTGGCCTTCTTTGTGCTTGTCCCCCTGGCTCTCATCCTTCTCTCCTATGGCTTTATTGCCCGTGCAGTGCTCAGAATTCAGTCCTCCAAGGGTCGGCACAAAGCCTTTGGGACCTGTTCTTCCCACCTGGTGGTGGTCTCCCTCTTCTACCTACCTGCCATCTACATGTACCTGCAACCTCCTTCCAGCTACTCCCAAGAGCAGGGCAAATTTATCTCCCTCTTCTATTCCATAATCACCCCCACCCTCAATCCCTTCATCTATACCCTGAGGAACAAGGATGTGAAGGGTGCTCTGAGAAGACTTCTGGCAAGGATCTGGAGGTTCTGCATAAGGTAA